CTGCCCGTAACTTTTTAATAAAACTGCACCCCGTATCTAGAACGGAATCACCGTGCGAGAAGGGGCGGAGTAATGGAGAAAAATTGCGATTTTCTTGTTGTTGGCGGAGGAATTGTGGGTCTTGCAATCACAAATGAACTTCTTCTGCGCGGCTGCAGTAACATCATTGTTTTGGAAAAGGAAGAGAGCTTGGGGGCGCATTCAAGCGGCCGAAACAGCGGGGTTCTCCACGCCGGGATCTATTACACGCCCGATTCTCTGAAGGCGCGGTACTGCATTGAGGGGAACCGGATGATGAGAGATTTCTGCCACGAAAACGGAGTCGCTATATCCGAATGCGGCAAGGCTATCGTGGCGGACTCCGAGGAGAAGCTTGAAGGACTCCAGGCACTTCAGCAGAGGGCGCAGAGAAACGGAGTGGAGTCGTATCTTATCGATGAAAAAGAGCTTGCAGAGATAGAACCGCATGCCGCTACGTTTGAGAAAGCCATATATTCTCCCGCGACATCGGTGTTTGACCCTATGGGCGTTTTGGAGGCTCTTTGCTCGAAGATTAAAAAAACCGGGAAAGCACGTGTGCTTTTTGACACGGTTTTTATTGGACAAAAAAAGGACCGGGTTGCCCTTACGAGCGCGGGAGAGATAGCTTATGGAAAACTCATAAACGCTGCCGGGCTCCACGCGGACGTCATAGCGTGCCAATTCGAAGTGGGTCTTAGGTACAGAGCCATCCCTTTTATGGGTTCCTACAGCGAACTTACGAAAAAAAGTACTTATCTTGTCCAAGGAAATATCTATCCGGTTCCCGACCCGAGAATGCCTTTTCTGGGGGTGCACTTTACGAGGAGCACTTCGGGACGGGTCTTTATCGGTCCCACCGCCGTGCCGGTTCTGGGAAGGGAGAGCTACGGATTTCTTGAGGACCTGGGGTTAGAGTCGTTCCGGTTTCTTTACAGAAATGCGTCGATGTTCGTAAGTGACGGCGGATTCAGGGCAAATGCGCTCTCCGAGGTGAAAAAACATCTGGGGTCCCATTTCTACTCAGAAGCTAGAAAGCTGGTTCCCGGTCTCCTGCCCCGTCATCTAGTCTCTTCTGCGAAAACCGGTATCCGTTCGCAGCTTGTGGACTGGAAGGAGAAAAAACTTGTTATGGACTACGTCGTCTGCAGGGAAGAGAACACTGTTCACGTTCTAAACGCCATATCGCCCGCTTTTACATCCTCGATGTCGTTTGCCAAGCATGTAGCGGACATTCTGCTTGAGGAAGAAGCTCGCTAGAAGCAGTGAACACGGGGCTTTTTTATGCCCGGCCTTATTTTTTCCATTTTTCCTTGAAAAAATCCCGGCAATCGCATTTAATATTTATCCATATTCATCCTTTTTTCCATTGAGAAATTGCTTTAACCGGACTCGAAAATGCCCGAGCAAAGAGTCATAAGAAATTACGTCGACAGGCCCAACTCCTACACCATCGGATCATATCTGTCCTCGGGGGGATACTCGGCGCTGAGAAAAGCCCTTGGCATGGCCCCCGGAGAAGTAACCGACGCGGTCAAGAAATCGGGTCTGCGGGGAAGGGGAGGGGCTGGCTTTCCGGCGGGGATAAAGTGGAGCTTCATCCCGCCCGACTCAAAGAAACCGGTTTATCTCTGCTGCAACGCCGATGAGAGCGAACCCGGAAGCTTCAAGGACAGGGAGATTCTGGAGAAAGATCCCCATCAGATGATAGAGGGCATAATAATCGCCTGCTACGCTATCCGCTCCCACAAAGCCTACATATATATAAGAGGGGAGATGCCGTACGGTGCCAAAAGGATACAGCAGGCAATAGAGGAAGCTTACGAACACGGCTATCTCGGCAAGAACATACTCCTAAGCGGCTTTGATCTCGATATGAAGCTGTATATAGGCGCCGGCGCCTATATATGCGGGGAGGAGACCGGTCTTCTTGAGTCAATAGAAGGAAAAAAGGGAGAGCCGAGACCCAAGCCTCCTTTTCCGGCTCAGGTGGGCCTTTTCGGCTGCCCCACCATAGTCAACAACGTGGAGACGCTTGCATGCGTTCCCCATATAATAAACAACGGGGCGGACTGGTTTGCTTCGATAGGGACTCCCAGAAACACCGGAACCAAGATTTTCGGGCTGAGCGGGCATGTGAACAAGCCCGGGCTTTACGAACTTCCCCTCGGAATAAATCTTCTTGAGCTGATTGAGGAGTACGGCGGAGGAGTTCCTGGAGGAAGAAAAATAAAAGCGGTTTCTCCCGGTGGTTCTTCTTCCGCGGTTTTTTCCGCGGATGAACTGGACATTACGATGGATTTCGATACCGTTGCGGCTGCGGGCTCCATGCTTGGGACGGCGGGAGTAACTGTGATGGATGAAACGGTGAGCATGATCAAGGTAGCCCAGAACCTTGCCCATTTCTACAGAGATGAGTCATGCGGCCAGTGCGTTCAGTGCAGAGAAGGGACGTGGTGGCTTGAGAAGATACTGAGGGAGATTGACGAAGGCAAGGGATCCATTGAGCACCTCGACATAATACTTGATGCGTGCTCGCAGATGAGGGGAACGACCATATGTGCCCTTGCAGATGGCTGCGCCATGCCCGTTGACTCAATAGTGAGAAAATTCAGAGACGAGTTCGAAGAGCATATAAAAAGAGGATATTCTTAGCGCTTGTGGTTTATAATACGAACTAGTTATATCTAACCGCTTATGGCTCGGTTAAAGAAGTAAGAAGTTTTAAGGGGAGAGAGGTAGGATTTTACAACAAGCTTTGGCGCCGTCAGGGGATTGAGGGGCGTACTCCGGACGAAGTTTGTTAAGATTTGGGTGGAAAGTTGCCGAGAAAGGAAGCAGCTTTAAATTGTTCGGGAAAAAAAAGAGAAATTCTTCTTTCAGGTCGATAGGGCCCACTTTTCTAGATGACCTATTCGGCGGTGTTGTCTCCGCGATCGTAATTCTGCCGATGGCGTTAGCCTTTGGCGTTGCCTCGGGGCTAGGGCCAGTTGCCGGAATCTACGGTGCCGTCGCAGTGGGATTCTTTGCCGCCACGTTCGGCGGCACGCCTGCGCAGATCTCCGGTCCCACCGGTCCGATGACTATCGCCATGGCTGCGATTGTCACCCTGTATGCCCACGACCTGGCGACCGCATTCACCATCGTCATGCTGGCCGGCCTGATACAGATATCTTTGGGGTTTCTCCGGGTCGGACGCTTTGTGGGGTACACTCCATACTCCGTGATTTCCGGTTTCATGACCGGGATCGGCGCGATCATCATAATCCTCCAGGTCGTGACTATCCTCGGTGCTGAGCCGATTCCGGGAGGGCCGCTTGTCCAGATTGCTGCTTGGCCGGAAGCCATTGCCAACCCCAATCCGCACGACCTTGCTGTTGGTTTAATCGCCTTGGCTATTTGTATTTTCTGGCCCCGCCGGATACGACGCTTCCTGCCCCCTGCGCTGGCCGCCTTGACGATCGGCACCTGCATTGCGTTGTTCGGACTCAACGAGGCACGAACCATGGGCGCGATCCCTGCGGGCCTTCCCGCGTTTCAGGTTCCGCAGATAGGGCTGGAATCAATCGGGCACTTTTTGGAGCCGGCACTGATTCTTGCGCTTCTCGGTTCCATTGACAGCCTGCTGACCTCGTTGATAGCAGATTCTCAAACCCGCACACGCCACAACCCCGATCGGGAACTCGTGGGGCAGGGCCTCGGTAATCTGGCGGCCGGTATTCTGGGCGCGTTGCCGGGCTCGGGAGCTCCGCTGGTCACCGTCACCAACATCCGGGCCGGCGGGCGCACTCCGCTTGCGGGCATCCTGACCGCGATCTTGCTGCTCGGCCTGCTGCTCGGCTTCGGCTGGATTGCCGAACCGATTCCGCTGGCTGTTCTGGCCGGCATTCTGATTAAAGTCGGCTGGGATATTATTGACTGGCGCTTTGTTGTCCATCTGCGGGTGATTCGCCTTGAGTATGTCTTTATAATGCTCCTCACCTTCCTTGTGACCGTGTTTGTTGATTTAGTCACCGCTGTCGCGCTCGGGTTGATCACTGCGGGCGTGGTGCGCTCGAGAGACTTGACTCAGAACGAACTGGAAGGCGTGTTTTCCCTGCCAGTTCTGGATTTTGATTCTTTACCGTCTTTAGCGGACATCAATCCCCATAACCTGCCGGTCGGATTCATCAAGTTAAGAGGAAGTTTCTCGATTGCTTCCGCAAACGAACTGACCCGAGTTATTGCTGCAGACATCGAGGATCACGACGTCATCATCCTCGACTTCTCCGAGACCACCAGCGTGGACGATAGCGCTGCGCTTGCGATCGAGGAACTCGTCCAGTCTGCCATTGATGATGACACCGCCTGTATCGTGTTGGGCCTGTCTGGTGACGTGGGTAAAGTCCTGCAATCTCTCAAGGTCTTCCACCGTGTCCCCGCCGGGAATTTCGTGGACACCCTTGACGAGGCGAAGCAGTTGTCCAAGAGCCTCCTTCACGAGCGCGGTGCCGATGACGAAGCCTAGCGAGGGAGGATGAACGGTGCCGTGCAGACGCGCTGGCGCATATGTTCACGCGCACCCATAGATTATCCGAGAGAATTTCTGAGCGTTTGATTTACTACTGCGGGATCGGCTTTTCCTCTTGTTGCCTTCATCACCTGACCGACGAAAAAACTGAGAAGCTTTGTGTCCCCGTTCCTATATCTCTCGACTTCCTTCGGATTTTCTTCGATTATTTTGCTTATAATAGAGGAAATCTCGTCTTCATCGGTAATCTGGGCAAGCCCCTTTTCGGTTACTATTTCTTCTGCGCGTTTTCCCCCGCTTATCATCTCGGAGAATATTTCCTTGGCGGTCTTGCGGTTTATTTTTCCTTCCCCGATAAGG
The genomic region above belongs to Candidatus Dadabacteria bacterium and contains:
- the nuoF gene encoding NADH-quinone oxidoreductase subunit NuoF — its product is MPEQRVIRNYVDRPNSYTIGSYLSSGGYSALRKALGMAPGEVTDAVKKSGLRGRGGAGFPAGIKWSFIPPDSKKPVYLCCNADESEPGSFKDREILEKDPHQMIEGIIIACYAIRSHKAYIYIRGEMPYGAKRIQQAIEEAYEHGYLGKNILLSGFDLDMKLYIGAGAYICGEETGLLESIEGKKGEPRPKPPFPAQVGLFGCPTIVNNVETLACVPHIINNGADWFASIGTPRNTGTKIFGLSGHVNKPGLYELPLGINLLELIEEYGGGVPGGRKIKAVSPGGSSSAVFSADELDITMDFDTVAAAGSMLGTAGVTVMDETVSMIKVAQNLAHFYRDESCGQCVQCREGTWWLEKILREIDEGKGSIEHLDIILDACSQMRGTTICALADGCAMPVDSIVRKFRDEFEEHIKRGYS
- a CDS encoding SulP family inorganic anion transporter — its product is MFGKKKRNSSFRSIGPTFLDDLFGGVVSAIVILPMALAFGVASGLGPVAGIYGAVAVGFFAATFGGTPAQISGPTGPMTIAMAAIVTLYAHDLATAFTIVMLAGLIQISLGFLRVGRFVGYTPYSVISGFMTGIGAIIIILQVVTILGAEPIPGGPLVQIAAWPEAIANPNPHDLAVGLIALAICIFWPRRIRRFLPPALAALTIGTCIALFGLNEARTMGAIPAGLPAFQVPQIGLESIGHFLEPALILALLGSIDSLLTSLIADSQTRTRHNPDRELVGQGLGNLAAGILGALPGSGAPLVTVTNIRAGGRTPLAGILTAILLLGLLLGFGWIAEPIPLAVLAGILIKVGWDIIDWRFVVHLRVIRLEYVFIMLLTFLVTVFVDLVTAVALGLITAGVVRSRDLTQNELEGVFSLPVLDFDSLPSLADINPHNLPVGFIKLRGSFSIASANELTRVIAADIEDHDVIILDFSETTSVDDSAALAIEELVQSAIDDDTACIVLGLSGDVGKVLQSLKVFHRVPAGNFVDTLDEAKQLSKSLLHERGADDEA
- the lhgO gene encoding L-2-hydroxyglutarate oxidase, with product MEKNCDFLVVGGGIVGLAITNELLLRGCSNIIVLEKEESLGAHSSGRNSGVLHAGIYYTPDSLKARYCIEGNRMMRDFCHENGVAISECGKAIVADSEEKLEGLQALQQRAQRNGVESYLIDEKELAEIEPHAATFEKAIYSPATSVFDPMGVLEALCSKIKKTGKARVLFDTVFIGQKKDRVALTSAGEIAYGKLINAAGLHADVIACQFEVGLRYRAIPFMGSYSELTKKSTYLVQGNIYPVPDPRMPFLGVHFTRSTSGRVFIGPTAVPVLGRESYGFLEDLGLESFRFLYRNASMFVSDGGFRANALSEVKKHLGSHFYSEARKLVPGLLPRHLVSSAKTGIRSQLVDWKEKKLVMDYVVCREENTVHVLNAISPAFTSSMSFAKHVADILLEEEAR